The DNA sequence ATGAGTCATGTCAACTAGGAAAACATGTTAGATCTACCTTTCCTAAAAGGTCTCAATCAAAGTGTACTTCTAGTTTTTCTGTCATCCATTCCAATATCTAGGAACCTACTTGTGTCTCATCTTTTGGctttaggtattttgttactttcattgatgaatattCGAGATGTACTTGGGTTTATCTTATGAAAGATCGTTCTGAATTATTATCCCTCTTCACATCctttttgaatgaaatcaagaatcaatttggtcaagtaattaaaatcttaaagaaGTGACAATGCCAAAGAGTACTTTTCGTCTACTCTTTCTAATGTTTTGAGTTCCCATGGTATCCTGCACCAGTCTACTTGTCCTCATacgccacaacaaaatggtatagcaaaaagaaaaaatagacactTAGTTGAAACTGCTCGTACCCTTTTGCTTACTGCCAACGTTCCTGTCCATCACTGGTTAGATGCCATCTTAACTGCAGGTTTTCTTATTAATCGGATGCCATCTTCCTCTCTTAATCATAAGGTCCCTTTCTCCATTCTGTTTCCAGAAAATCCTCTCTTTCACACTTCTCCTAGAGTAtttggttgtgtatgttttgttcatgacaTGTCTCCCGGGTTAGACAAGCTTTCTGCTCGCTCTCTCAAATGTGTTTTCTTGGGCTACTCACGTCTTCAAAAAGGGTATCGATGTTACTCTCCTAGAACCAAGAAATATTACATGTATGccaatgttacattttttgaaCAGACCCCTTACTTCTCTCCATCTGTTCAAGATGTCCATGTCATACAGCAAGTCCTTCCTATTCCCGTGGTTGAGTACAATATTTCCAATGTCCCTGTCACTCCAAGTCTCGACCAAAGTCCTCCTGAGCCATCATCTCCACCTATTGATTCTCTCCAAACAGGACGCCGACGACTAGTCCAGTTGTTCAAGAACATGGTGAATCCCCTACTTCAGATTCTTCTCCCTTGTCTCTTGATCCCACGACTCCTGGTGAAGGTGATTCAAGTTGGCCCATTGCTCTCAGAAAAGGTACTCGTTCCTCTCAAAATTCACatcctatttataattttcttagctaTCACCGATTATCTCCTTCCTATTGTTCACTTTTATCCTCAGTGTCTTCTGTTGTTATTCCCAAAAATGTGACTGAAGCACTTGATCATCCTGGATGGCGACAAGCCATGATTGCAGAGATGCAGGCTCTTGAAAGCAATCATACTTGGGAGCTCGTGCCCCTCCCTTCGGGCAAGAAGGTTGTTGGTTGTCGATGGGTGTATGCAATTAAAGTTGGCCTCGATGGTCAGGTTGATCGACTCAAAGCCCGATTGGTTGCAAAAGGGTACACTCAGGTTTATGGCCTTGACTATTGTGACACCTTCTCTCTCGTGGCCAAGATGACTACTATTCGCCTCTTCTTTGCAATGGCAGCAATTCGTCACTAGCCGCTTCATCAATTGGATATCAAAAATGCCTTCCTTCATGGTGATCTTGAGGAGGAAGtttacatggagcaacctcctgggtttgttgctcagggggagtctggtATGGTATGCAAATTGCATCGATCTTTATATGGCCTCAAACAATCACCACTCAGTCTTTTACAAACATACCTCTCCTGGGAAATGTGTCTAcctaatagtatatgttgatgatattgttattacAGGAAATGATACTACTGGAATATCTCAACTGAAGGAGCACTTGGGtaaacattttcaaaccaaggatctCGGAAGCCTTAAATACTTCTTGGGCATTGAAGTAGCTCAgtcaaaagatggagttgtaaTCTCTCAAAGGAAATATGCTCTTGATATATTACAAGAAACAGGTATGATTGACTGCAGACCAGTAGAGAGTCCTATGGACCCAAATCAGAAGTTAACAACAAAAGAAGGCGAATTATTCTCCGATCCAGAGAGATATAGGAGGCTCGTTGGAAAGTTAATTTATCTCACTATTACGAGGCCTGATCTATCTTTCGCAGTTGGAATTGTTAGCCAGTTTATGCAGACTCCATGTATTGGACATTGGAATGCCATCATCCGTATTTTAAGGTACCTCAAGAAGGCTCCAGGACAAGGTTTGCTATATGAAGATAAAGGAAATGTTCAAATCTCGGGGTACTGTGATGCTGATTTGGCAGGTTCTCCTATTGACAGACGCTCTACTACGGGATATTGTGTCTTCCTTGGAGGAAATGTTATctcttggaaaagtaagaagcaaAATGTAGTGGCTCGATCCACCGCTGAAGCTGAATATCGGGCAATGGCGTCTCTCACGTGTGAACTTATATGGGTAAAGCAATTTCTTCGAGAGCTTAACTTCTGTGAAATTCAGACCATGAAGATGTACTGTGACAACCAGGCTGCTCTCCACATTGCATcaaatccagtgtttcatgagagaactAAACACATAGAAATTGACTGCCACTTTGTTCGAGAAAAATTGATGACCAAGGAAATTTGTACTGAGTTCGTTGGGTCAAATGACCAACTTGCAGATGTGTTGACCAAGTCATTAAGGGGACCTCGGATTGAGTTCATTTGTTCCAAGCTTGGttcatacaatttgtatgctccagcttgagggggagtgttagaattattatctattgtatcattaaccctatgtATAGGGTGTTGAGTGTGGGAAACCCACTACTGCCATATCTATTGCTGCATCTAATCATGCCTAGTATCTTAGAGTAGTCTTTTCATATGTACTtgcttcattataaatagaagagaaGGAGAGTGGTATTGTTGTCCACTACTCATATATTTCAAAGTCTCAGTCTCAAGTAGAAGTGTTAGAGCTTccacatcaactagagataagaaaagtttatagtatataagaaGATGCAAACGTCACCTTAGAAGTAGGTTTTGTGGGGTtaagttaggtttaaagttcacttcttaacatcGTACCAAAATCATGGATTTGAGCCTATCCTATAAAGATTTGAAGTTGTTCTTAGTCATCTAACGCAATGCACATGGCAGATTGTTCCCAACGTAAACCAAAAGTCAATCACATGGCTATTGTTAAAGATATGATTTGATCCACCGTCAATCGGGAAATATGTATCGCCACTAACAGGGCATATACACATTGGTCATTATTGAGTTTTGCTTAATAAGGAATTTGCTTATGTTGTTAAAATACACAATTAAAACAACACTATATTGAGGAACCAAAAAGACTAGGTAATAAGTTTAGTTGATATTAACACCAAATATTCCACTTTTATGGAATTCATTAAACATTGCCAAAAGATAAGTTGTAATAATATCCTAACCACCCTATAAAATACAAAAGGTCATAGTTTTTTGGTATACATACTCCAAGTAGCCCTCTCTATTTCCTCTTCTTTAAAGGGTCTCTCATGGAACAAAGCCATTTAGTGAATAGCCCAATAAACCAAAATATCAAAGAAAGCACTACATGACTAAATTAGTTGATTTAcatatttgaaaatcataaTGGCTCAATTAAGTCGTTTTCCCTATCCTAAAAGATTGCAATTTACACATCAAATTGGAGAAAAGTTCCAACCCAGgtgtgttttaaattttaattaatatattcacatttgattcatttatttggtgCGACTTGGCAATCTAAAATTTTACTTAGATCTTCATTTTCAGTCAGTTGAAAATATCATGATTCATGACAAATCAACTAGAGTTTTGAAACAAGCTTCCATAAAACTAATCAAGAGCCTGTTTGGTTAAGAATTTGCACTGCAATAGGTGGATTGACATGCCAATGCATGTAGGCAAGAATGAGAGGTATTTCCAAGGAATTTACATGCCTTCAAATTCTCAGTTATACATTTTCAGGAAAATAAATCTGAATTTCTTAACCAAACAGACTAGAAAAGAATGGGCACGGTCATAAGTAAACACTAGTACATGATAAGTTTATACATCTAGAAAGGATACTATAGTGAGGCTTGTAGATTATCAAAACAGAGTAATAATTACATAACAAATAGTTTCATGGAGTCCATGAGGTCAACATTGATGCATAGATAAACTATTCATGTAATGCAACTGTAGCctcatagaaaaataaaatatatcctGTTTTAAGCCAAATATAATTTGATCCTGTCATCCGATAGAGGAGATGCAAAAATATGTAagttgttatattatatatcattgtACTGTTAAATTTCCCTTTGTAAAAAGTCCCTGGTACTAAGTACTAATCCACAGCATACCAATAAACTTACCTTAATAACTATATCTTCTTCTGATGTACACACTGTAGCAGACTGGATAATGCTTGAACTTAGGCTGGTAATTGAATTATTGAGAGAGAGTCGGCAGATTGATCCAGTCAGAAGATACGGAACCACTGGAACAGATATGCCGCTGAGGCAATCATTGAAAATCACCATATGGGGATTGCCAGAAATACACTTCTTAATGGATTTTAATGCATCAGCGTGGCCAGCATTACACATTGCATTAAGCCCATCGATAACCTATTAATATGAAAACAGTAATTAATGAaccatgataaataaaataaattatattaagagATGATAGGAACTAAGGTACCCCTTTTTACGGATTACTTTATTTGTAGAAACATGTATGCCAGCACATACAGTAATACATTAATTTTCATACCAAAAGATGCTTACAATTTCCTACTCAATTCCCAAATATATGAATTCTGCTAAAGTAATAATGAGTAAGCACAACTGTGGACATAACTTCAGTAAAATTAACCATGTCTCAACATCATTCTTTCTTTTGATTAAAACAATATATCCTATAGACTAGATGAAAGCAACacagattaaaatttaaaatacattttgaaGCCATGAGATAAAGTATGAGACACACTCATGAATTTCATAGCAGGAGTAGATGTCTCAGTGTAATCATGACCAAACTGCCAATGAAACCCCTCGGCCAGACTTTACACTTATGAAGCAATCAAAGTTTTCTTTGTTGCAAAATACCCATTTGACATATGGGATGGTGGCCAAGTAGGACATGGAAGTGAGTCCATGAGTTTTGAGCTAGAAGTTTGACTATTCAGTTGGCACGACAACTAACCAAGTGGGACCAATCAGAGCCTATATGGTGGATTGAATGTTGTATTTGGTGTGTTTGCATGGGTGTGTTTTGAGGACTAGACAAAACAAGTGAGGGAGGTGTTGTTGGTATGGATGGTTCAAAGGACTTGAAAGGAataatatgaaagaaagaagatttttattcaattgattAAATTGAAATAGTACATCAACCTTTTTATGTAGAGAACTCTAACcctatagtaataataattacagAGATACTCTAGAATATTCTAACAGCTTCAAAGAGATTCTAGCGGCTTCTAGTAGTACACTTAATATCCTACTAACAACACTCCCCCTTATGCTGGTGAGTAGATATCTATCATTCTCAACTTGCATGTCATAATGTTTAACAGAAGTGGACTTAGACAAATGGAACACTAGAAAGAAAACTTACCAGCATGGAAATACCAGAAATATCAATCGCCTTCACAGAAACAAGCTCCAAAAGCCTCTCCGGAGTAGAAACAAGAAACTCAGGCTCGCAAGTTTTCATACTGttgaaaacaatacaaataacaATGAGATGGATACCATAACAGGCTAAGAaaacatttaaaacttatatatatgcAAATGCCCTTTGTTTGTTCAAACAATTATCTTTTCCTGTATCTCCTTACAACTGCCTATTTATTCCACAAACAGAGACATGTTTCTCCATGTAATGTCGCTTGCAAATCAAAGGATCtttcaaaagtaaattaattaatttgaactGCAGTAATTCAAAGTAGTTAAGTTATTGAGCCAATCACATGTTAGAGAGGCAGGTAGTAGACTTAAAATTATTCTGAAAACACTGtagaaattttacaaaatatcaaATGACTTACTTACCAATAAACTTGAATAAATGAGGAGCATgccttaaaaacaaaaaatgaccaATACAGAAGATTCCCTATTTACGAAGTATAGCATGCCTTTTCATCACACccacataatattttatgcaatgAAAATATTGAAGTTTCAACAATTACCCTTGAATTTGATGATCTAAGGAAGCACCTGGATGAATACTCACTGTATGTATTCCAACAGATTTCAAAGGCTTGCAAACTGTCCGAACCTATGCATCATTTTGTTAATCTTAGAATACAAGCTATAAAGGACAGATCAATAGTTTGTAAAGGTCCACAGTAACAGGAAATGAATAAaatagcaacaacaacaacaaaggcCTTTAGCCCACCAGGATCAAGCAATGAAGCAAATTAGTGAAACTCTCTTCACTTTTATTAAATAGACAACAAAAAGGTCATGTTGTAAACTGTGATGACCAAGTGCATCAACCATTTTCATTATAGAAAATTTAGTTGTTTATAGGAAAGTGAAATCCAATATCACTCAATATATAACcgtaaatttaaaagaataaaaacgtAAATCTCTGAAAACAAGGTCAAGTGCCAAATTTAAACAACACAGAATATAATATcgaatttaaagacaaaaatgaCATCTAGGGTCCCATGACTCAATTTGTTTTCAGAATAAATCGGGGAGGAGTGAAGACAAGCTAGTCATGTGTATGTGtaagtaatgatttttatcTAAGGAGAGCAAAACCAAAAAGATAAGCAAGAAAATTTTAAGCATGAGAATGGAATTTAACTAACCTGGACAGCTTTTTCTTGAGAAGGTACAAGGAATAAAAGAAAAGGTCCAGAAAAGGACAAGtcttctttctcatttctgCTAAATGTATCAGCTGCACTAGAAACCATCCACGCAATTTGCTCAGTCGTAGCAGAGGTCCCACTAGTCTCCATCAGATCTTTTCCAGTAGAATAACACTTTAAAAACTCTAATCCCCATGGATTCAGAAAGAACGAATTACCCTCTCCATCAGTGTAGGCATCACCACGTCGCAATGCATTTTCAATTGAACTTAGACACCAGAAGACAAACTTAGAAGGGAACTCTGAAATGTCACAATCATGCCTTTCGGTGCTGGGATGATGAGCTGTCTCAGTCGccttaaattttttcttttctgagtTAATGATATGTTTCTGACCCAGATCATTGTTGGCTTTGACAAACTCCTTTTTCCTTTGGAAATCAAGCAATTCTTGATCAATATTCCTCCCAGGAACTGCACCTTTCTTTCCATCTGCACTCTTCTCGTTAACCATCTCATCTAttggttttgattttgaatgtgttttctttttagGACCCTTTGTTTTGAATTCCTCTTTCCCACCTCGATCATTGAATGGATCCTCCGGTGTAGGTAGACTAAAACACATCCCCTTTAATATCATCAAAAAATCAGGTTTAATCTCATTTTACTTAAGTCAAGAAGAAATCACAATAAATACAGTTATAATTGCCAATGTTACTTACTCAATCTAATATGCTAAGTTGTCCATTAAAATCAGGGAGAATAAGAAATTTTCAACCATTGCACCAACAGtaactgaaaaaaaattgtacttcatcttccaaaaatgGTGGGTGATGATAAGGGGCTGTAAGGGTACAATCTACAGTAGAGCATCATTGTTTTCTTATTCATATATAAGTTAATCTGTAGAAGTTTTCTAGTTTAACTTCTACAAAGTCAGATTTTTAACTTAAACGGTCCCTCAGACATAACATGAATTATGGTCAATGTCATGTatgtcatgcatgtagattcTGATTTTGGTATTCTCAGGTGAAATTTGAATTCATCCGCATTTCAAACTTTCCAAACCATAACACTCCAAATGCGCCCGTGCTCGCGCTAACATACCTTACGTTAAACATAAAGTGTTAAACTAAGACCGAACCAATAAAATCATCATAAACCATAGTTGACATGTTTCCATAAAACACATAACCACAACCAAGGAAAGCATTGCAATCATATAAAACCAGACAGTTCAAAAGAGATTAACCAAAAATGAGGAAAATGTGAACACGGCAGCGGAAATAAAGAGAGGgaataaagatatttttctaaTGAGAACGATACAGAGTAAATGAATAGATCAAACAAAAAACACGACACTAAACCCCCAAAAccaaaacttaaataaataaacattttagagaagagaaagaagtgGTAGGTTTTGTACCTGGCACATGCGGCGTTTGCCGGCCTTACGGCGCTTCTTGGCGGCGATAACGGCGGCGACCTTGGCAGAGACTGAGGAAGAACTGTTATTGTTCTTCTTTCGAAGCTTTTTGTTCTTCTTGCGAAGCACAGCATCTTCACCCTTCACCATTGCTACTACCAGTGGAGAAGTAGGGTACGTGTGGTGCGGCTATGGCGGCGTTTATCTATGGATTCCTCGATTAATAGCGTTTCACATGCGCCTTTGATTTTGCGGCATGTTCAAATTGAACCAACACTGTTTGTGAAAACAAGAATGGGTTCAACTACTAAATTGATCTGTATATCAATGTAATCTCATTAGGGTTTAAAGGCAAAACCCTACATCTTAAAATCATTTCACAGGAACAGAACAAATGATTATTTGacttttaaatacattttataaaaagtagtaaatatattataaatgaaaatttctgATTCGATAATAGTATAAAACAAGTTTACacttgtttataaaaaaaaattctcatctaattaaatttttaaattagatctttataatttgttaagcaaaaaatacttttataattttatttgtcctcgtttacatattttcaaaaatttaatattaatgaatatgTTACGGtgttatttattgaaaaaaaaatgtgttttgttCAACTTTGGTTTTAAtcattaaatgtttaaatatataaaatttgtattatatttgttttttttaatgtgatcGTGCTACCATTACAGGTAGTGAGGTAGTGGAGAGGATGAAAATcacatcaaaatataaaaattagaatcaAGTTTATTGAAACCTGCAAAGAGACATAATCGGCTCGTGTGTAtatccatattttttttattatactcttataattttttcataaatagataaatgtatataaatatatatatatatatatatatgatttgtttattttatgaaaataaacaattaaatatattatttactttgtaTTATATTGAAGCTATGTTATAGAAAGGTAGTGATTATAACAATTAAACATTTGAAACACTAATAAATTAGTTATGTATatacttagaaaaaaaaatcttgaacgTGTATCTTTGAACAGATAACAAAATTTAAGTGGTTGTTTGAATGTTCTTAATAACCATAATCCAAACATTCATTgtccaaaaagaaaatttcttaTGCAAAATATTGTGACGCTAAAGTTGATAAGAAGAATTTTGGATCTCTATGAATATATAGGTGAGGTGAGTAATGAGTAAGTGATTGTACTCTATTGTATAACACGTGTATTTATAACTTTTCGGATCATATGAAATTTGttacaaaataaaagataataaaaaataattacatttatgaTAAATCTTATTAAACCAGATTAATCATGTATTGTATTGTGTTAATATATGGTATTAAAAAggtatttatgatataattagaCTACTTATATTTGATCATatattatacaataaataaatatttctactaatattatttaactattttaagcCAATAATATTGAATGAATCTGCGTGAACAGCAGCGAAACTTTACAGTGACACGCGGTTCCaaaaattttggaatttttttatatatatttatatattttttaaattataattatatattatttatattatgaaaaataataataaataaaataaaaatttttatgaaaacattaatttataaaaagattaaggttttgtttttgttataagATTTTTCTACCATGTAAGTTATTATGAAAGTGTgtgaggagaaaaaaaatatcaagagATAGATTAGAAAATCGAGATTGAAGAACACATAGATTGAAATTCAAATATACATTTttgcatgatctctcacatataattatttatgtatgttagatttatgattcttcttAGGATGTTTATCCCAAAATAGTATaaacctaattatgattttagggattcttttatgaaattggaatgaacctaattataattttttctaaattagtataacccttaattatgaaatttagggattttgtatttttctgcctatggtaaatttttttaagttttaaatttataatgtattgcttatttaattaaagtggtatgggttttgttatgttttacaatgtgataattgtgatttgtgaatatagattttatctttttctaaacacgtgagaggtgataaatttatattagaaagattatgataaagagtaaaaacattgattctttttttaaggaggaaggtttgtgataatgatgaaaaaaaatgcatatacgttgactaaacttgagaaatttcatgagaactaagaATTTAAgattatgaaaaacaaatctctaaagttcctaaagttacatataatgaatttaaaaaatttattagaacgCGATCCGGGAAAAACGTCCTCAAATTTCACAATACCCACCATATCAAATTGATGATGTACGAAGGGCTTATCTAAGATGGTATTCATGGTTttgtatcatgatataatagcgaatggtagtcatatttttttgaattctactattatgtgtgtttgttttaagaagaaatgaagagagaaaatgaagaactttttttttaactaaaaaaaattatatataaaaaatctaatttggcacccctaaaATTTTTGTCAAAGTTTCGTCACTGTGTGTGAATATGACGCTTTATATAGATTT is a window from the Vigna unguiculata cultivar IT97K-499-35 chromosome 7, ASM411807v1, whole genome shotgun sequence genome containing:
- the LOC114191716 gene encoding ATP-dependent RNA helicase DBP3 gives rise to the protein MVKGEDAVLRKKNKKLRKKNNNSSSSVSAKVAAVIAAKKRRKAGKRRMCQGMCFSLPTPEDPFNDRGGKEEFKTKGPKKKTHSKSKPIDEMVNEKSADGKKGAVPGRNIDQELLDFQRKKEFVKANNDLGQKHIINSEKKKFKATETAHHPSTERHDCDISEFPSKFVFWCLSSIENALRRGDAYTDGEGNSFFLNPWGLEFLKCYSTGKDLMETSGTSATTEQIAWMVSSAADTFSRNEKEDLSFSGPFLLFLVPSQEKAVQVRTVCKPLKSVGIHTVSIHPGASLDHQIQGMKTCEPEFLVSTPERLLELVSVKAIDISGISMLVIDGLNAMCNAGHADALKSIKKCISGNPHMVIFNDCLSGISVPVVPYLLTGSICRLSLNNSITSLSSSIIQSATVCTSEEDIVIKSMKTLKQFQNSSNQNSNMLYILRKDVKCHKLLKILKSKGCSICLDSNSASLDDSVDSDNKEVVSAIALEHISTTDIGTYDIVILPSFVPSIDTYVHILTNMARQSAKGVLYSFLTKRDRELASPLITVLEQCGQEVPQTLLDLHHSLKMVED
- the LOC114191717 gene encoding uncharacterized protein LOC114191717; protein product: MPSFMVILRRKFTWSNLLGLLLRGSLVWYANCIDLYMASNNHHSVFYKHTSPGKCVYLIVYVDDIVITGNDTTGISQLKEHLGKHFQTKDLGSLKYFLGIEVAQSKDGVVISQRKYALDILQETGMIDCRPVESPMDPNQKLTTKEGELFSDPERYRRLVGKLIYLTITRPDLSFAVGIVSQFMQTPCIGHWNAIIRILRYLKKAPGQGLLYEDKGNVQISGYCDADLAGSPIDRRSTTGYCVFLGGNVISWKSKKQNVVARSTAEAEYRAMASLTCELIWVKQFLRELNFCEIQTMKMYCDNQAALHIASNPVFHERTKHIEIDCHFVREKLMTKEICTEFVGSNDQLADVLTKSLRGPRIEFICSKLGSYNLYAPA